In a single window of the Diabrotica undecimpunctata isolate CICGRU chromosome 11, icDiaUnde3, whole genome shotgun sequence genome:
- the LOC140452800 gene encoding uncharacterized protein → MPNKYTRKTDRGTASVEIYVLAFEEVRLRGKSLRDAAASYNLNYMSLSRYIKKKEVYHANPEGQAPSMGYTVPTIFTEEEENILSEYLLTCAAYNYGLTTKETRVIAYKLAKKYNKKIPESWEKNEKAGEVWLKLFMQQHPNLTLRLPQATSIARATSFNKINMAAFFDNYTGVLNKHKLEAKDIWNVDETGITTVQKPDRIIARRGEKQVSAMTSAERGTMVTLALAGNAIGNYIPPMFIFPRKRFQDHFIRDGPTGSIGTANGSGWMQEDDFHVFLEHFKNHVRPSKEERALLLLDNHSSHTALENIEFCRENGIILLTFPPHCTHKLQPLDRTIFGPLKKAINTACDNWMRSNVGKVMTIYDIPSIAKFSFDVAITAKNMSAGFAATGTWPVNTDIFGEADFLPSQVTDRPNPEVEQTVSEVVDNPAERTITPNLNTGAVDNDEARAIIPGTSADQIMPSSHSSVVNNNANELVASTSAAHTTVLNNNAIEPIASTSTAPSLLTTVSNVFSPESVRPLPKAPPRKNSRTNRRKIKSAVLTDTPTKNEIAAIEANRKTKNVKKRVFSERENKPKKTKKTLKKKRTSVDEETENDCFCLVCLEAYADSRSKEKWVQCLDCKGWAHVDCTGDELHYVCHNCESD, encoded by the coding sequence atgCCTAATAAATATACAAGAAAAACTGATAGAGGTACTGCTAGTGTGGAAATCTACGTCCTGGCCTTTGAAGAGGTTAGGTTAAGAGGTAAAAGTTTAAGAGATGCTGCGGCCTCTTACAATCTAAACTACATGTCTTTGTCAAGAtacattaaaaagaaagaggttTACCACGCAAACCCAGAAGGCCAAGCTCCGTCCATGGGTTATACCGTTCCAACCATTTTtacagaagaagaagagaatataTTAAGCGAATATTTGCTAACATGTGCAGCATATAATTATGGGCTGACAACTAAAGAAACTAGAGTCATTGCGTATAAGTTagccaaaaaatataataaaaaaattccagAGTCATGGGAGAAAAATGAAAAAGCAGGAGAAGTGTGGCTCAAGCTATTTATGCAACAACATCCCAATTTAACTTTACGACTGCCTCAAGCCACTAGCATTGCTCGTGCTAccagttttaataaaattaatatggctgctttttttgataattacacAGGTGTCTTAAACAAACATAAACTTGAGGCAAAAGATATTTGGAATGTCGATGAGACAGGAATCACTACCGTGCAAAAGCCTGATAGGATAATAGCACGACGCGGTGAAAAACAAGTCAGTGCGATGACATCGGCAGAAAGGGGAACCATGGTAACGTTGGCTTTAGCTGGAAACGCAATAGGTAATTATATACCACCTATGTTTATATTTCCACGTAAACGATTCCAAGACCATTTTATTCGGGACGGCCCAACTGGTTCAATCGGAACAGCTAATGGATCAGGCTGGATGCAAGAGGATGATTTTCATGTTTTTCTTGAGCATTTTAAAAATCATGTTAGACCATCAAAAGAGGAAAGAGCTCTGTTGCTTCTTGATAATCATTCCTCGCATACAGCTCTAGAGAACATTGAATTCTGCAGAGAAAATGGCATAATTTTGCTAACATTTCCACCACATTGTACGCACAAGCTACAGCCACTGGATCGTACTATTTTTGGGCCTTTAAAAAAAGCAATCAATACAGCTTGCGACAATTGGATGAGAAGCAATGTCGGGAAAGTCATGACAATTTATGATATCCCGTCTATAGCAAAGTTTTCATTTGATGTAGCAATCACTGCAAAGAATATGAGCGCTGGTTTTGCTGCAACTGGAACATGGCCAGTTAACACAGACATATTTGGAGAAGCTGATTTCTTGCCAAGTCAAGTCACTGATCGTCCCAATCCAGAAGTAGAGCAAACCGTTTCAGAAGTTGTGGACAATCCAGCAGAAAGGACCATAACTCCAAATCTTAACACTGGTGCAGTTGACAATGATGAAGCACGAGCCATTATTCCAGGTACGTCTGCAGATCAGATCATGCCATCAAGCCATTCATCAGTTGTGAACAATAATGCCAATGAACTTGTTGCCTCCACGTCTGCAGCCCATACCACAGTTCTGAACAATAATGCCATTGAACCAATTGCATCTACGTCTACAGCCCCTAGTCTACTTACCACTGTTTCTAATGTCTTCTCGCCAGAATCAGTTAGGCCATTGCCAAAAGCTCCACCAAGAAAAAACAGCCGAACAAACCGACGTAAAATCAAATCTGCTGTCCTGACTGACACTCCCACGAAGAACGAAATAGCCGCTATAGAGGCTAATAGGAAGACTAAGAACGTTAAAAAGCGTGTATTTAGCGAAAGAGAGAATAAACCTAAAAAAACCAAGAAGACTCTTAAAAAGAAGAGAACAAGTGTCGATGAAGAAACCGAAAATGATTGTTTTTGCTTGGTTTGCCTTGAAGCTTATGCAGAcagcagatcgaaagagaagtgggTTCAATGCCTAGACTGTAAAGGCTGGGCACACGTAGATTGTACTGGAGACGAACTGCATTACGTTTGCCATAATTGTGAATCAGATTAA